The nucleotide sequence GGCCCGGCACGATGTAGGCGTTCTCGTCCAGGTCCTCGTCGATGCTGGCGGTGATCAGCCGGATCGGCAGCCCGCTGTCCTCCAGCCGCTGCACTCCCTGGGGGGCGACCAGCGCGCACAGCACGGTGATGTCGGTGGCGCCGCGGCCGGTGAGCAGCTCCACGGTGCCCACCATCGACCCGCCGGTGGCCAGCATCGGGTCGAGCACGAACACCGGGGTGCTGGAGAGGTCGTCCGGCAGGGACTGCAGGTAGGTGACCGGCTGGTGGGTCTCCTCGTCCCGGGCCATGCCGACGAAGCCCATCTGCGCCTCCGGGATCAGCGCGTGCGCCTGCTCCACCATGCCCAGCCCGGCGCGCAGCACGGGGACCAGCAGCGGCGGCTTGGCCAGGGCGTACCCGGTGGTGGTGGTGAGCGGGGTCAGGACGTCGAACTCGCGGACCGGGGCGGTGCTGGTGGCCTCGTAGACCAGCATCTTGGTCAGCTCCCCCAGCGCTGCTCGGAAGCCCGCGTTGTCGGTGCGCGCGTCGCGCATCGTGGTGAGTCGAGCGGCGGCCAGCGGGTGGTCGAGCAGATGCACGTGCATGCGGGCAGGATATGCGGGGCGCCTGCCGGGCTCGCTGCCGCCGGTGCCGGCCTGCCTCTGCAACCGGCACACCCGGTCGCCACTAGGCTCGCCCCCATGGCACAGGACATCGTTCCGGTCGAGCTCGGACTCACCGAGGGTGACGTGCTCACCCTCTGGGCGCCGCGCTGGCGGGAAGACGGCGAGGAGTGGGAAGCCTTCCTCGGGCACGGCGAGCACCTCTACTGCTTCGACGAGGTCGCCGAGCTGGCTGCCTTCATCCGGACGGTGGACGAGCACGACCTGGTGGAGCACCCGGCGTGGCCGGCGGTGACCAGCCTGGCCGTGGCCGAGCTGGAGCCGGACGAGGACCACCGCTACGACATCGTGGGAGTGCCCGAGCTGGCCGCCGGCGAGCCCGACGCCTGGACGGTGAACCAGCTCGACGACGTGCTGCAGATGGTCGGTGCGCTCGCCGAGGTCTGCGAGCTGGACAAGGTCACCGAGGTGCTGGACTCCACCGACGGCTTCGCCGCGCTGCCGGCCGGGCCGACGGCGTTCCTGGGCAAGGACGGCCGCAAGCTCTGGGACGACCTCGGCACCGTGCTGGCCGAGCGCTGGGACGACGTGCTCGACGCCCTGGACGGGCTG is from Rhodococcus sp. X156 and encodes:
- the upp gene encoding uracil phosphoribosyltransferase codes for the protein MHVHLLDHPLAAARLTTMRDARTDNAGFRAALGELTKMLVYEATSTAPVREFDVLTPLTTTTGYALAKPPLLVPVLRAGLGMVEQAHALIPEAQMGFVGMARDEETHQPVTYLQSLPDDLSSTPVFVLDPMLATGGSMVGTVELLTGRGATDITVLCALVAPQGVQRLEDSGLPIRLITASIDEDLDENAYIVPGLGDAGDRQFGPR